A portion of the Hyphomicrobiales bacterium genome contains these proteins:
- a CDS encoding NAD(P)H-hydrate dehydratase codes for MDELLTIEEMYAADKAAVSAGVESLTLMENAGAAVAREIAARWPRAGTVAVLCGPGNNGGDGFVAARHLAQRGYDVRLGLMGEMARLSGDAATMAGRWDGEVRSLDVGLLQGADLIVDALFGAGLTRAIEGELARLLAAADAHAGPLIAVDVPSGIDGNSGQALGTAPRAALTVTFFRKKPGHMLAPGRFFCGEVAVIDIGIPEAALATIAPRAWENGAALWRETFPFAQPEGHKYSRGHAVVVSGGIAATGAARLGARAALRAGAGLVTVASPPDALAVNAAQLTAVMVARCDGAQGVAEILGDPRKNAVLLGPGNGVGEATRQRVMAALESPAAVVLDADALTSFADDPGSLFAAIRARQAAVVMTPHEGEFGRLFGHLGEGTMLEATGAPVSKIERAREAAAECGTVVLLKGPDTVIAAPDGRAAVNGNAPPELATAGSGDVLAGIVTGLLAQKMPAFEAAAAACWLHGEAARAFGPGLIAEDLPELLPPVLAELSRPS; via the coding sequence ATGGACGAACTCCTGACCATCGAGGAGATGTACGCCGCCGACAAGGCGGCGGTCTCGGCCGGCGTGGAAAGCCTGACCCTGATGGAGAATGCCGGCGCGGCGGTGGCCCGCGAGATCGCCGCGCGCTGGCCGCGCGCCGGAACCGTCGCCGTGTTGTGCGGGCCCGGCAACAATGGCGGCGACGGCTTCGTCGCCGCGCGCCACCTCGCCCAACGCGGCTATGACGTGCGGCTCGGCCTCATGGGCGAGATGGCGCGGCTTTCCGGCGATGCCGCGACCATGGCCGGCCGCTGGGACGGGGAGGTCAGGTCGCTTGATGTCGGCCTCTTGCAGGGCGCGGATCTGATTGTCGATGCGCTGTTCGGGGCCGGCCTGACCCGCGCGATCGAAGGCGAGCTGGCGAGGCTTCTGGCCGCCGCCGACGCACATGCCGGGCCGCTCATCGCCGTCGACGTGCCGAGCGGCATCGACGGCAACAGCGGCCAAGCGCTGGGCACGGCGCCCCGCGCCGCGCTGACCGTCACCTTTTTCCGCAAGAAGCCCGGCCACATGCTTGCGCCGGGAAGGTTTTTTTGCGGCGAGGTGGCGGTCATCGACATCGGTATTCCGGAAGCAGCGCTTGCAACGATCGCGCCCCGGGCCTGGGAGAACGGAGCGGCGCTGTGGCGCGAAACATTCCCGTTTGCGCAGCCCGAAGGGCACAAATATTCGCGCGGCCATGCGGTCGTCGTCTCGGGCGGTATCGCAGCGACGGGCGCGGCCAGGCTCGGCGCGCGCGCCGCGCTTCGCGCCGGCGCCGGGCTTGTCACCGTGGCGTCGCCGCCGGACGCGCTCGCCGTCAATGCGGCGCAGTTGACGGCGGTCATGGTGGCGCGATGCGACGGCGCCCAGGGTGTTGCGGAAATCCTCGGCGATCCGCGGAAGAACGCGGTTCTGCTCGGGCCGGGCAACGGGGTCGGGGAGGCGACCCGGCAGCGCGTGATGGCGGCCCTTGAAAGCCCCGCCGCAGTGGTACTCGACGCCGATGCGCTGACCAGCTTTGCCGACGATCCGGGGTCACTCTTTGCCGCTATCAGGGCGCGCCAGGCGGCCGTCGTGATGACCCCGCACGAGGGCGAATTCGGTCGCCTTTTCGGTCACTTAGGCGAAGGCACCATGCTCGAGGCGACGGGCGCGCCGGTGTCGAAGATCGAGCGCGCGCGCGAGGCGGCGGCCGAATGCGGAACGGTGGTGCTGTTGAAGGGACCGGACACGGTGATCGCGGCCCCGGACGGGCGGGCGGCGGTCAACGGCAATGCCCCCCCGGAGCTCGCCACGGCGGGCTCCGGCGACGTGCTGGCGGGGATCGTGACCGGGCTGTTGGCGCAGAAAATGCCGGCTTTCGAGGCGGCGGCGGCGGCCTGCTGGCTGCATGGCGAAGCGGCGCGCGCCTTCGGACCGGGGCTCATCGCGGAGGACCTGCCGGAGCTGTTGCCGCCGGTTCTTGCCGAGCTAAGTCGGCCGTCCTGA